A genomic segment from Brevundimonas mediterranea encodes:
- the ahpC gene encoding alkyl hydroperoxide reductase subunit C: MALINTTLKPFTAEAYKDGKFLTVTDADVAGKWAIFFFYPADFTFVCPTELEDLADHYAEFQKLGVEIYSVSTDTHFSHKAWHDSSPAIGKITYTMLGDPSGLVTNNFDAMRPGVGLADRATFLVDPDGVIQFTETTSEGIGRNAAELLRKVKAAQYVRSHPGEVCPAKWEEGEATLAPSLDLVGKI, encoded by the coding sequence ATGGCCCTCATCAACACGACCCTCAAACCCTTCACGGCCGAGGCCTACAAGGACGGCAAGTTCCTGACCGTCACCGACGCGGACGTGGCGGGCAAGTGGGCGATCTTCTTCTTCTATCCGGCGGACTTCACCTTCGTGTGCCCGACCGAGCTGGAAGACCTGGCCGACCACTACGCCGAGTTCCAGAAGCTGGGCGTCGAGATCTATTCGGTGTCGACCGACACCCATTTCTCGCACAAGGCCTGGCACGACTCGTCGCCGGCCATCGGCAAGATCACCTACACCATGCTGGGCGACCCCTCGGGCCTGGTGACCAACAACTTCGACGCCATGCGTCCGGGCGTGGGCCTGGCCGACCGTGCGACCTTCCTGGTCGATCCGGACGGCGTGATCCAGTTCACCGAGACCACCTCGGAAGGCATCGGCCGCAACGCCGCCGAACTGCTGCGCAAGGTCAAGGCCGCCCAGTATGTGCGTTCGCACCCGGGTGAAGTCTGCCCGGCCAAGTGGGAAGAAGGCGAAGCCACCCTGGCCCCGTCGCTCGACCTCGTCGGCAAGATCTAA
- the ahpF gene encoding alkyl hydroperoxide reductase subunit F: MLDANLKSQLEAYLKNIVHPVELVASLGAGPKSQELKTLLEEIVSVSHGKVEMGRDYDDERQPSFLIRRKGTDIGVRFAGIPLGHEFTSLVLALLHVGGHPSKAAQEVIQQVKDLEGDYVFETYFSLSCQNCPDVVQALNLMSVLNPRIKHVAIEGGLFKDEVEERKIMAVPTVFLNGELFGQGRMELEQIVARLDSGAEARAAERLKSKDPFDVLVVGGGPAGAAAAIYTARKGIRTGIVAERFGGQVLDTMAIENFISVPHTEGPKLAAHLEQHVREYEVDIMNLQKAARLVPAEVPGGLHEVVLENGASLKSRTVILATGARWRQMNVPGEDQYKNKGVAYCPHCDGPLFKGKRVAVIGGGNSGVEAAIDLAGIVAHVTLIEFDSELRADAVLQRKLATLPNVRIVTSALTTQVQGDGEKVTGLSYKDRNSDAHHDVDLEGVFVQIGLVPNTEWLRGAVALTARGEIEVDHRGETSQPGIFGAGDVTTVPYKQIVIAMGEGSKAGLSAFDYMIRTIPAEEAVEAA, encoded by the coding sequence ATGCTGGACGCCAATCTGAAATCTCAGCTCGAGGCCTATCTGAAGAACATCGTCCATCCGGTCGAACTGGTCGCCTCGCTGGGCGCCGGGCCGAAGTCGCAGGAGCTGAAGACCCTGCTGGAGGAGATCGTCTCGGTCTCGCACGGCAAGGTCGAGATGGGCCGCGACTATGACGACGAACGCCAGCCCAGCTTCCTGATCCGCCGCAAGGGCACGGACATCGGCGTGCGGTTCGCGGGCATTCCGCTGGGCCACGAGTTCACCTCGCTGGTGCTGGCCCTGCTGCACGTCGGCGGCCATCCGTCCAAGGCGGCGCAGGAGGTGATCCAGCAGGTCAAGGACCTGGAGGGCGACTATGTGTTCGAGACCTATTTCTCGCTGTCGTGCCAGAACTGCCCCGACGTGGTGCAGGCCCTGAACCTGATGAGCGTGCTGAACCCGCGCATCAAACACGTCGCCATCGAGGGCGGCCTGTTCAAGGACGAGGTCGAGGAACGCAAGATCATGGCCGTGCCGACGGTCTTCCTGAACGGCGAACTGTTCGGCCAGGGCCGGATGGAGCTGGAGCAGATCGTCGCCCGGCTGGATTCGGGCGCCGAGGCGCGGGCCGCCGAACGGCTGAAGTCCAAGGACCCGTTCGACGTTCTGGTGGTCGGCGGCGGCCCCGCCGGGGCGGCGGCCGCCATCTATACGGCGCGCAAGGGCATCCGCACCGGCATCGTGGCCGAGCGGTTCGGCGGCCAGGTGCTGGACACCATGGCGATCGAGAACTTCATTTCGGTGCCGCACACCGAGGGGCCGAAACTGGCCGCTCATCTGGAACAGCATGTCCGCGAGTACGAGGTGGACATCATGAACCTGCAGAAGGCGGCCAGGCTGGTTCCGGCTGAGGTTCCCGGCGGTCTGCACGAGGTGGTGCTGGAGAACGGCGCGAGCCTGAAATCGCGCACCGTGATCCTGGCCACCGGCGCCCGCTGGCGCCAGATGAACGTGCCGGGCGAGGACCAGTACAAGAACAAGGGCGTGGCCTATTGCCCGCACTGCGACGGGCCGCTGTTCAAGGGCAAGCGGGTGGCCGTGATCGGCGGCGGCAACTCGGGCGTCGAGGCGGCCATCGATCTGGCGGGCATCGTGGCCCATGTGACCCTGATCGAGTTCGACAGCGAACTGAGGGCCGATGCGGTGCTGCAACGCAAGCTGGCGACCCTGCCGAACGTGCGGATCGTCACCTCGGCCCTGACGACTCAGGTGCAGGGCGACGGCGAGAAGGTGACGGGCCTGTCCTACAAGGACCGCAACTCGGACGCCCATCATGACGTCGATCTGGAAGGCGTCTTCGTCCAGATCGGCCTGGTGCCGAACACCGAATGGCTGCGCGGCGCCGTGGCCCTGACGGCGCGCGGGGAGATCGAGGTGGATCATCGCGGCGAGACCTCGCAGCCGGGCATATTCGGCGCGGGCGACGTGACCACCGTGCCCTACAAGCAGATCGTCATCGCCATGGGCGAAGGCTCCAAGGCGGGGCTGTCGGCCTTCGACTATATGATCCGCACGATTCCGGCCGAAGAGGCGGTCGAGGCGGCTTAG
- a CDS encoding DMT family transporter — MTASSDRLWGVASGLGAGAMWGLVFLAPKFAPEASPLLLTAGRYLAYGLIAVVLIAPRWRRLAPLIEAGTWRALVWLSLAGNLVYFAFVVVAVHLAGVAASALIVGMVPVVVALWGLKDGGGPPASRTAPPIVLAAVAVGLIGWRALSHGHGVSGGPTGIQTLIGLGCALGALISWTVYAVGNSRWMARLTQVSPHDWSLLTGVVTGGLALLLAVPAALTTQGWTGGAWLKLAGVCLGVALFASIIGNALWNQASRRLPLTMLGQMIVFETVFAFVYGYIWEGRGPAVIEILAILMMIVSVIWCVRAHGPAPIAEEPLH, encoded by the coding sequence ATGACGGCATCCTCGGACCGGCTGTGGGGCGTGGCTTCCGGCCTGGGGGCAGGCGCGATGTGGGGGCTGGTGTTCCTGGCGCCCAAGTTCGCGCCGGAGGCGTCGCCCCTGTTGCTGACCGCCGGACGATATCTGGCCTACGGGCTGATCGCGGTCGTTCTGATCGCCCCGCGCTGGCGGCGGCTGGCGCCCCTGATCGAAGCGGGCACGTGGCGCGCCCTCGTCTGGCTGAGCCTGGCGGGCAATCTGGTCTATTTCGCCTTTGTGGTCGTCGCCGTTCACCTGGCCGGGGTGGCGGCGTCGGCCCTGATCGTGGGCATGGTGCCGGTGGTGGTGGCTCTGTGGGGGCTGAAGGATGGAGGCGGGCCGCCGGCGTCTCGAACGGCGCCGCCCATCGTCCTGGCGGCCGTGGCGGTGGGGCTGATCGGCTGGCGCGCCCTGTCGCACGGCCATGGCGTTTCCGGCGGACCAACCGGGATTCAGACTTTGATCGGTCTGGGCTGCGCCCTGGGCGCCCTGATCTCCTGGACGGTCTATGCGGTGGGCAACAGCCGCTGGATGGCGCGGCTGACACAGGTGTCGCCCCACGACTGGTCCCTGCTGACCGGGGTGGTCACGGGCGGTCTGGCGCTGCTCCTGGCGGTTCCCGCGGCGCTGACGACCCAGGGCTGGACCGGCGGCGCGTGGCTGAAGCTCGCCGGCGTCTGCCTGGGCGTGGCCCTGTTCGCCTCCATCATCGGCAACGCCCTGTGGAACCAGGCCAGCCGCCGTCTGCCGCTGACCATGCTGGGGCAGATGATCGTGTTCGAGACCGTGTTCGCCTTCGTCTACGGCTACATCTGGGAGGGACGGGGACCGGCTGTGATCGAGATCCTGGCCATACTGATGATGATCGTCAGCGTGATCTGGTGCGTGCGCGCCCACGGTCCGGCCCCAATCGCCGAGGAACCGCTGCACTGA
- a CDS encoding NAD(P)/FAD-dependent oxidoreductase: MEHDIVIIGGGAGGLELAARLGRRFGPREGRRRVLLIDHSIFHLWKPSLHEVAAGSLDSHQEGLSYPVLARRNHFSFAFGDLTGLDPTNKTLTLGEIRDQDDAVLVRPRTVKFRTLVLAIGSGSNLFGTPGAAEHAHLLEDVADAEAFNKRLTAAFLATAYSDGQTMNIAIVGAGATGVELSTELIEGHDELSAGLTEGQKFDLAVTLVEAAPRILGGLPERVSAKAAHALEEKGVRLLTDAKVKAVHAGRLDTSRGEVPADLIVWAAGVKAAETNRDLGLTTGRLNQFVVDDHLRTSAPDIYAMGDCAEAPGPEGRPVPARAQAAAQQAAYLAKALAMARSDPSRDPGPYVYHDKGSLVSLGGDRGVGSLMGNLGGPNFLIEGLIAKWAYMALHLDHHRAILGVRRTAILALSRLLHRRVSGRLKLH; encoded by the coding sequence ATGGAACATGACATCGTCATTATCGGCGGCGGCGCGGGCGGGCTTGAGCTCGCCGCCCGCCTGGGCCGTCGGTTCGGCCCGCGCGAGGGCCGCCGTCGCGTCCTGCTGATCGATCACTCCATCTTCCACCTGTGGAAGCCCAGCCTGCACGAGGTCGCTGCGGGGTCTCTGGACAGCCACCAGGAGGGTCTGTCCTACCCGGTGCTGGCGCGGCGCAATCATTTCAGCTTCGCCTTCGGCGATCTGACCGGCCTCGATCCGACGAACAAGACCCTGACCCTGGGCGAAATCCGCGATCAGGACGACGCCGTCCTGGTTCGCCCCCGCACGGTGAAGTTCCGCACCCTCGTCCTGGCCATCGGCAGCGGGTCGAACCTGTTCGGCACGCCCGGCGCCGCCGAACACGCCCATCTGCTGGAAGACGTGGCGGACGCCGAGGCGTTCAACAAACGGCTGACCGCCGCCTTCCTGGCGACCGCCTATTCCGACGGGCAGACGATGAACATCGCCATCGTCGGGGCCGGCGCCACCGGGGTCGAACTGTCCACCGAACTGATCGAGGGGCATGACGAACTGTCGGCCGGCCTGACCGAGGGTCAGAAGTTCGACCTCGCGGTCACCCTCGTCGAGGCCGCGCCCCGCATCCTGGGCGGCCTGCCCGAACGGGTCTCGGCCAAGGCCGCCCATGCCCTGGAAGAAAAGGGCGTGCGCCTGCTGACCGACGCCAAGGTCAAGGCCGTCCACGCCGGCCGGCTGGACACCTCAAGAGGCGAGGTGCCCGCCGACCTGATCGTCTGGGCGGCCGGGGTGAAGGCGGCCGAGACCAACCGCGACCTGGGCCTGACCACCGGCCGCCTCAATCAGTTCGTGGTGGACGACCACCTGCGCACCTCGGCCCCTGACATCTACGCCATGGGGGACTGCGCCGAGGCGCCGGGGCCCGAGGGGCGTCCGGTCCCCGCCCGCGCCCAGGCGGCGGCCCAGCAGGCCGCCTATCTGGCCAAGGCCCTGGCCATGGCTCGGTCAGACCCGTCGCGTGATCCCGGCCCCTACGTCTATCATGACAAGGGTTCGCTGGTGTCCCTGGGCGGCGACCGGGGCGTCGGCTCCCTGATGGGCAATCTGGGCGGCCCGAACTTCCTGATTGAGGGCCTGATCGCCAAATGGGCCTATATGGCCCTGCACCTGGACCATCACCGCGCCATCCTGGGCGTCCGCCGCACCGCCATCCTGGCCCTGTCGCGCCTGCTGCACCGCCGTGTCTCCGGACGGCTGAAGCTGCACTGA
- a CDS encoding alpha/beta hydrolase codes for MPEVILPGASGRIEGRYSPGKRPNAPIALILHPHPKAGGHMNNPVTVTLHQLFQQRGFATLRYNSRGVGKSQGEFDSGIGELADAATALDWLQSNNPGASQTWVGGYQFGAYIGMQLLMRRPETDGFISVSPPSNMYDFSFLAPCPASGLFLHGTADTVVPPAEVERVVNKLRTQKGIIIDYELEEGASHFWQDHISAVERRVGAYLDKRLEEKPA; via the coding sequence ATGCCTGAAGTCATCCTGCCCGGCGCCTCCGGTCGCATCGAAGGCCGCTATTCCCCGGGCAAGCGCCCGAACGCCCCCATCGCGTTGATTCTGCATCCGCATCCCAAGGCGGGCGGACATATGAACAACCCGGTGACCGTCACCCTGCACCAGCTGTTCCAGCAGCGCGGCTTCGCCACCCTGCGCTATAATTCGCGCGGCGTCGGCAAGTCGCAGGGTGAATTCGATTCGGGCATCGGTGAACTGGCCGATGCGGCCACGGCCCTGGACTGGCTTCAGTCGAACAACCCCGGCGCCAGCCAGACCTGGGTCGGCGGCTATCAGTTCGGCGCCTATATCGGCATGCAGCTTCTGATGCGCCGCCCCGAGACGGACGGCTTCATCTCGGTCTCGCCCCCGTCCAACATGTACGATTTCAGCTTCCTGGCCCCCTGCCCGGCCTCGGGCCTGTTCCTGCACGGCACCGCCGACACCGTCGTGCCCCCGGCCGAGGTCGAACGCGTGGTCAACAAGCTGCGCACCCAGAAGGGCATCATCATCGACTATGAGCTGGAAGAGGGCGCCAGCCACTTCTGGCAGGACCACATCAGCGCCGTCGAACGCCGCGTCGGCGCCTATCTGGACAAGCGTCTGGAAGAAAAGCCGGCCTGA
- a CDS encoding Rrf2 family transcriptional regulator yields the protein MRLSTKGRYAVMAMADLAKNGRGESGEIRAVSLAEIAARQEISLSYLEQLFARLRKSDLVKSVRGPGGGYRLAKGAHETVVAEIVLAVDEPIRATRCVAHGSPKGCMMAGERCITHDLWEDLGDEIHRYLAGVSLEDVVMNRTGQRRRNVEPPQAVGVAA from the coding sequence ATGCGTCTGTCGACCAAGGGACGATACGCCGTGATGGCGATGGCCGATCTGGCGAAAAACGGACGCGGCGAAAGCGGCGAGATCCGGGCGGTTTCGCTGGCTGAAATCGCCGCGCGCCAGGAGATTTCGCTGAGCTATCTGGAGCAGTTGTTCGCCCGTCTGCGCAAGAGCGACCTGGTCAAGAGCGTGCGCGGACCCGGCGGCGGCTATCGTCTGGCCAAGGGGGCGCATGAGACGGTGGTGGCCGAGATCGTGCTGGCGGTGGACGAACCGATCCGGGCGACGCGCTGCGTGGCGCATGGCTCGCCCAAGGGCTGCATGATGGCCGGCGAACGCTGCATCACCCACGATCTGTGGGAAGACCTGGGCGACGAGATCCATCGCTATCTGGCCGGGGTGTCGCTGGAAGACGTGGTGATGAACCGCACAGGCCAGCGTCGGCGTAATGTCGAACCGCCCCAGGCTGTGGGGGTGGCGGCATGA
- a CDS encoding cysteine desulfurase family protein, translated as MSAIYLDYNASGLVRPEVLEIMTRALADNGNPSAVHAAGRRARARVETARAQVGELVGADPTAVVFNSGGTEANAQAIASALAAGCERLIVSATEHPCVAEAAANAGAPVEVLPVDANGVVDLDWLAQALARPGRAVVAVHHANNESGVIQPVVEAAALVRAAGGWLHVDAIQSAGKIPVDMRVLDADSLTLSAHKLGGPQGVGALILKEGVSGVRILHGAGQERGLRAGTENVPGIAGFGVAADCAARDLKTMASHVGWRDSAEARVKAAGATVIGADVARLPNTLFMAVEGWDSPQQLIILDLAGVMVSAGSACSSGKVKPSKTISAMGLNALATGGVRVSGGWGTTESDWVRFADAWIAAYDKHKTRAAARVREVA; from the coding sequence ATGAGCGCGATTTATCTGGATTACAACGCCTCGGGCCTGGTGCGGCCCGAGGTCCTCGAGATCATGACGCGGGCCCTGGCCGACAACGGTAATCCGTCGGCGGTCCATGCGGCCGGACGGCGGGCGCGGGCGCGGGTCGAGACGGCGCGGGCTCAGGTCGGTGAACTGGTCGGCGCCGATCCGACGGCGGTGGTGTTCAACAGCGGCGGCACGGAAGCCAACGCCCAGGCCATCGCCAGCGCGCTGGCGGCCGGATGCGAGCGGCTGATCGTCTCCGCCACCGAACATCCGTGCGTGGCCGAGGCCGCGGCGAATGCGGGCGCGCCCGTCGAGGTGCTGCCGGTTGATGCGAACGGCGTCGTCGATCTGGACTGGTTGGCGCAGGCCTTGGCGCGTCCGGGCCGGGCTGTGGTCGCCGTCCATCATGCGAACAACGAGAGCGGCGTGATCCAGCCGGTGGTCGAAGCCGCAGCTTTGGTGCGTGCAGCAGGGGGCTGGCTGCACGTCGATGCGATCCAGTCGGCGGGCAAGATCCCGGTCGATATGCGGGTTCTGGACGCGGACAGCCTGACCCTGTCGGCGCACAAGCTGGGCGGGCCGCAGGGCGTCGGGGCCTTGATCCTCAAGGAAGGCGTGTCGGGTGTTCGCATCCTGCACGGGGCGGGGCAGGAGCGGGGCCTGCGCGCCGGGACCGAGAATGTTCCGGGCATCGCGGGTTTCGGCGTGGCCGCCGACTGCGCCGCACGGGACCTGAAGACGATGGCTTCGCATGTCGGCTGGCGCGATTCCGCCGAGGCCAGGGTCAAGGCCGCCGGGGCGACCGTGATCGGCGCTGACGTGGCGCGCCTGCCCAACACCCTGTTCATGGCGGTCGAGGGTTGGGACAGTCCTCAACAACTTATCATTCTTGATCTGGCCGGGGTCATGGTGTCGGCGGGCTCGGCCTGTTCGTCCGGCAAGGTCAAGCCGTCCAAGACCATCAGCGCCATGGGATTGAACGCTCTGGCCACCGGGGGCGTGCGCGTCTCCGGCGGCTGGGGCACGACCGAGAGCGACTGGGTGCGGTTCGCCGACGCCTGGATCGCCGCCTACGACAAGCACAAGACACGCGCCGCCGCGCGCGTGAGAGAGGTCGCCTGA
- the sufB gene encoding Fe-S cluster assembly protein SufB, with the protein MAAVKETIDAVAALEKYAHGFTSDIEQEFAPRGLNADIVRFISEKKGEPEWMLEWRLAAYERWLAMEEPTWAAVKYEPVDYQDLFYYAAPKQKEGPKSLDEVDPEILEIYKKLGIPLKEQEVLAGVQGAPRVAVDAVFDSVSVVTTFKEELAKVGVIFMPISEALREYPELVRQYLGSVVPVSDNYFAALNSAVFSDGSFVYIPPGVRCPMELSTYFRINASQTGQFERTLIIADKGSYCSYLEGCTAPMRDENQLHAAVVEIVALDDAEVKYSTVQNWYPGDAEGKGGIYNFVTKRADCRGDRSKVSWTQVETGSAVTWKYPSCILKGDDSSGEFYSIAITNGCQQADTGTKMIHLGKNTKSRIIAKAVSAGKSDSTYRGLVSVHPKATGVRNFTQCDSLLIGKECGSHTIPYIEARNGSAQLEHEATTTRLSDDQMFYAQQRGLSQEEAVALLVNGFVRDVMQKLPMEFAVEAQKLVAISLEGSVG; encoded by the coding sequence ATGGCCGCCGTCAAGGAAACCATCGACGCCGTCGCCGCGCTGGAGAAATACGCGCACGGTTTTACGTCGGACATCGAGCAGGAGTTTGCACCGCGTGGGCTGAACGCCGACATCGTGCGCTTCATCTCCGAGAAGAAGGGCGAGCCGGAATGGATGCTGGAATGGCGTCTGGCCGCCTATGAGCGCTGGCTGGCGATGGAGGAACCGACCTGGGCGGCGGTGAAGTATGAGCCGGTCGACTATCAGGACCTGTTCTACTACGCCGCGCCCAAGCAGAAAGAGGGGCCGAAGTCGCTAGACGAGGTCGATCCCGAAATTCTGGAAATCTACAAGAAGCTGGGCATCCCGCTGAAGGAGCAGGAGGTGCTGGCGGGGGTGCAGGGCGCGCCGCGCGTGGCCGTGGACGCCGTGTTCGACAGCGTCTCGGTGGTCACCACCTTCAAGGAGGAACTGGCCAAGGTCGGCGTGATCTTCATGCCCATTTCCGAGGCCTTGCGCGAATATCCTGAGCTGGTGCGGCAATATCTGGGGTCGGTGGTGCCGGTCTCCGACAACTATTTCGCGGCCCTGAACAGCGCGGTCTTTTCGGACGGGTCGTTCGTCTACATTCCGCCGGGCGTGCGCTGCCCGATGGAGCTGTCGACCTATTTCCGCATCAATGCGAGCCAGACGGGCCAGTTCGAACGCACCCTGATCATCGCCGACAAGGGCAGCTATTGCTCCTATCTGGAAGGTTGCACCGCGCCGATGCGCGACGAGAACCAGCTGCACGCGGCCGTGGTCGAGATCGTGGCCCTGGACGACGCCGAGGTTAAATATTCGACCGTCCAGAACTGGTATCCGGGCGACGCCGAGGGCAAGGGCGGCATCTACAACTTCGTCACCAAGCGGGCGGATTGCCGGGGTGATCGGTCCAAGGTGTCCTGGACCCAGGTCGAGACCGGTTCGGCCGTCACCTGGAAATATCCGTCCTGCATCCTGAAGGGCGACGACAGCTCGGGCGAGTTCTATTCCATCGCCATCACCAACGGCTGTCAGCAGGCCGACACCGGCACCAAGATGATCCACCTGGGCAAGAACACCAAGTCGCGGATCATCGCCAAGGCGGTGTCGGCGGGGAAATCGGACTCGACCTATCGCGGCCTGGTCTCGGTGCATCCGAAGGCGACGGGGGTGCGCAACTTCACCCAGTGCGACAGCCTGCTGATCGGCAAGGAATGCGGCTCGCACACCATCCCCTATATCGAGGCCCGCAACGGCTCGGCCCAGCTGGAGCACGAGGCGACCACAACGCGGCTGTCGGACGACCAGATGTTCTACGCCCAGCAGCGTGGGCTTTCGCAGGAAGAGGCCGTCGCCCTGCTGGTCAACGGCTTCGTCCGCGACGTCATGCAGAAGCTGCCGATGGAGTTCGCCGTCGAGGCGCAGAAGCTGGTGGCGATCAGCCTGGAAGGGAGTGTGGGGTGA
- a CDS encoding type II toxin-antitoxin system RelE/ParE family toxin — MKDFEWSEPALTAFSDFLDHLDAHSLATADKAETEIKATLWRLAEHPHQGHLSRWPGLLEWSAADWKKIIVYRERPDGIRVIAFYDARQDLSVVHPTPND, encoded by the coding sequence GTGAAGGATTTCGAATGGTCTGAGCCCGCGCTGACGGCGTTCTCCGACTTTCTGGATCACCTTGACGCGCACAGTCTTGCAACTGCGGACAAGGCGGAAACGGAGATCAAAGCCACGCTCTGGCGTCTGGCCGAGCATCCTCATCAAGGTCATCTGTCCCGCTGGCCTGGGCTTCTCGAATGGAGCGCAGCCGACTGGAAGAAGATCATCGTCTATCGCGAACGCCCGGACGGCATTCGTGTCATCGCCTTCTACGACGCTCGACAGGATTTGAGCGTCGTTCATCCCACTCCGAACGACTGA
- the sufC gene encoding Fe-S cluster assembly ATPase SufC → MLSISNLHVSVGDKPILKGLTLDVPAGEVHAIMGPNGAGKSTLGYALSGRPGYEATEGAVEWAGEDLLALDPAERAAKGVFLSFQYPIEIPGVPALTFVRTALNAQKRARGEEEVAAPAFLKLVREASKALKMDFDMLKRPLNVGFSGGEKKRMEILQMALLEPSLLILDETDSGLDIDALRIVSEGVNALRRPDRAMLVITHYQRLLDYIKPDRVHVLAGGRIVASGGPELAHQLEAEGYDKYLPEPA, encoded by the coding sequence ATGCTCTCCATCTCCAACCTCCACGTCTCCGTCGGCGACAAGCCGATCCTCAAGGGCCTGACCCTCGACGTTCCCGCCGGCGAGGTGCACGCCATCATGGGGCCGAACGGGGCCGGGAAGTCGACCCTGGGCTACGCCCTGTCGGGTCGGCCGGGCTATGAGGCAACCGAAGGCGCGGTCGAATGGGCGGGCGAGGATCTGCTGGCGCTGGACCCGGCCGAGCGTGCGGCCAAGGGCGTCTTTCTGTCCTTCCAGTATCCGATCGAGATCCCCGGCGTGCCGGCGCTGACCTTCGTGCGGACGGCGCTGAACGCGCAGAAGCGGGCACGGGGCGAGGAGGAGGTGGCGGCGCCGGCCTTCCTGAAGCTGGTGCGGGAGGCGTCCAAGGCGCTGAAGATGGACTTCGACATGCTGAAGCGGCCGCTGAACGTCGGCTTCTCCGGCGGCGAGAAGAAGCGGATGGAGATCCTGCAGATGGCCCTGCTGGAGCCGTCGCTGCTGATCCTGGACGAGACCGATTCGGGCCTGGACATCGACGCCTTGCGGATCGTGTCGGAAGGGGTGAACGCCCTGCGTCGCCCGGACCGGGCCATGCTGGTCATCACCCACTATCAGCGCCTGCTGGACTACATCAAACCGGACCGGGTCCATGTTCTGGCCGGCGGCCGGATCGTGGCCTCGGGCGGGCCGGAGCTGGCGCATCAGCTGGAGGCGGAAGGATATGACAAATATCTTCCGGAACCCGCATGA